A window from Pseudomonadota bacterium encodes these proteins:
- a CDS encoding ferredoxin, with translation MADRDDKVPENIEGRYYVDTQCIDCNLCRDIAPANFAHQEEAGYAYVSKQPAGEEEEEQCSEAKDSCPVEAIGDDGE, from the coding sequence ATGGCAGATCGCGACGACAAGGTCCCGGAGAACATCGAAGGCCGCTATTACGTTGACACGCAGTGCATCGACTGCAACCTCTGCCGCGACATAGCTCCTGCGAACTTCGCGCATCAGGAGGAGGCGGGCTACGCGTACGTTTCGAAACAGCCGGCCGGCGAGGAGGAGGAGGAGCAGTGCAGCGAGGCCAAGGACTCGTGCCCGGTGGAGGCCATAGGCGACGACGGGGAGTGA